GGTGGCGCACATCTCCTCGATCGGTCCTTGGAACAGCGTGAGCGCGGCCGGGAAAAGCGGCGGGTCGAGGGCGGAGCGTTCCGTCAGGGCATAGCCTTCATAAACCCCCAGAAGCGGTTCGTCCGGGGGGAGCCCCATCTCCCGCAGCATCCGGGGCGAAGGGCGGCGACGGACGGAGATGACGACGTTGTCCAGACGGTCGCGGATCTCGGGAGGAAGGCGCTCCAGCGCCTGTTCCGCCATGCGGGCGAACT
This genomic window from bacterium contains:
- a CDS encoding metallopeptidase family protein — encoded protein: MKLSEKKFARMAEQALERLPPEIRDRLDNVVISVRRRPSPRMLREMGLPPDEPLLGVYEGYALTERSALDPPLFPAALTLFQGPIEEMCATPEEVEEQIELTIVHEIAHYFGIGEERLEELGYD